The following proteins come from a genomic window of Proteinivorax hydrogeniformans:
- a CDS encoding manganese efflux pump MntP family protein, with the protein MSKRVVILHLTSKRIMTLTALILLTSMLILSGGEITVFAGGVDSLNWGQLLSLVLIAIALGTDALSLCVGVGMKKLTAKEIIKVSVVIGLFHVFMPLIGLYLGQIFGRMLGEIAQYLGSIIIVLIGANMIYESFKEEDNDEDCTKKLTGISLMILALGVSLDALSVGFSLGTLGFSTTVVVLTFGFFGALMSAIGLMFGKYIGAVIGNHAEKIGGLVLIALGIKMIFF; encoded by the coding sequence ATGTCTAAAAGGGTTGTTATACTCCATCTAACATCAAAGAGGATAATGACATTAACCGCGTTAATTCTCTTAACATCTATGTTGATATTAAGTGGTGGCGAAATCACTGTTTTCGCCGGTGGTGTGGACTCCTTAAATTGGGGACAGCTGCTATCACTAGTTCTAATAGCTATTGCCCTAGGAACTGACGCCTTAAGTTTATGTGTTGGAGTAGGTATGAAAAAGCTAACTGCAAAGGAAATAATTAAAGTAAGTGTTGTTATTGGCCTCTTCCATGTTTTTATGCCCCTTATTGGACTCTATTTGGGACAAATTTTCGGAAGAATGCTAGGAGAGATAGCCCAGTATTTAGGTAGCATCATAATTGTTTTAATTGGAGCTAATATGATATATGAATCATTTAAAGAAGAGGATAATGATGAAGATTGCACCAAGAAACTTACCGGTATTTCTCTTATGATACTTGCTTTAGGGGTTAGTTTAGACGCACTTTCAGTGGGATTTAGCTTAGGCACTTTAGGTTTTTCTACCACAGTAGTAGTACTTACATTCGGCTTTTTTGGAGCTTTAATGTCTGCTATTGGACTGATGTTCGGTAAATACATAGGAGCTGTAATCGGCAATCATGCAGAAAAAATAGGCGGTTTAGTGCTTATTGCATTAGGAATAAAAATGATTTTCTTTTAG
- the glyA gene encoding serine hydroxymethyltransferase: MENLKRVDSQVYDAINDELTRQQQNIELIASENFVSEAVMEAQGSVLTNKYAEGYPNRRYYGGCEHVDVVEKLARVRAKEIFGAEHANVQPHSGASANLAVYTAVLKPGDDVLGMDLSHGGHLTHGSPVNISGIYYNFHAYGVDEETQKVDYEEIRRKAHEVKPKLIVAGASAYPHTLDFAKFGEIAKEVGAFLMVDMAHIAGLVATKLHPSPVPYADFVTTTTHKTLRGPRGGMILCKKEHKKMIDKSIFPGLQGGPLMHVIAAKAVAFKEAMEPEFVEYSKKVVENAKALAEGLMEEGIDLVGNGTDTHKMLLDLRSLGITGKDAEKALDEIGITVNKNTIPFDPESPFVTSGVRIGTPAVTSRGFGVEEMKQISKFMYTTLTNVNDEKVKENVKKEVLALCKNFPLY, translated from the coding sequence ATGGAAAATCTAAAAAGAGTGGACTCACAAGTGTATGATGCAATCAACGATGAACTGACTAGGCAGCAACAAAACATCGAACTTATAGCATCAGAGAACTTTGTAAGCGAGGCTGTTATGGAGGCTCAAGGCTCAGTACTAACTAACAAATATGCTGAAGGGTACCCAAATAGGAGATATTATGGGGGATGCGAGCATGTAGATGTTGTAGAAAAACTAGCTAGAGTTAGAGCTAAAGAGATTTTTGGGGCGGAACATGCCAACGTACAACCTCACTCTGGTGCATCTGCAAATTTAGCAGTTTATACAGCGGTTCTTAAACCAGGTGATGACGTTTTAGGGATGGACCTATCTCATGGTGGGCACTTAACTCATGGTAGCCCGGTGAATATCTCTGGTATCTACTATAACTTCCACGCCTATGGGGTGGATGAAGAAACGCAAAAGGTAGATTATGAAGAAATCAGAAGAAAAGCTCATGAAGTTAAACCAAAACTTATAGTAGCAGGTGCCAGCGCCTACCCTCACACTCTAGATTTTGCAAAGTTTGGCGAAATAGCCAAAGAAGTTGGCGCTTTCTTAATGGTTGATATGGCACATATAGCAGGCCTTGTAGCTACTAAGCTTCACCCAAGTCCCGTGCCTTATGCTGATTTTGTAACTACTACAACTCATAAGACTTTGAGAGGACCTCGTGGTGGCATGATACTTTGCAAAAAAGAACACAAGAAAATGATTGACAAATCGATATTTCCAGGACTTCAGGGCGGGCCTCTAATGCATGTTATCGCTGCTAAAGCAGTAGCGTTTAAAGAAGCAATGGAGCCAGAGTTTGTTGAATACTCTAAAAAAGTTGTGGAAAATGCTAAAGCTTTAGCTGAAGGTTTAATGGAAGAAGGTATAGATCTAGTTGGAAATGGAACCGACACTCATAAAATGCTACTTGATTTGAGAAGCCTAGGCATAACTGGCAAGGATGCTGAAAAAGCTTTAGATGAGATTGGCATCACAGTTAATAAAAACACGATTCCTTTTGACCCAGAAAGTCCTTTTGTAACTAGTGGAGTAAGAATAGGGACTCCAGCTGTGACAAGCAGAGGATTTGGTGTGGAAGAAATGAAGCAAATTAGTAAGTTTATGTATACAACGCTTACAAACGTTAATGATGAAAAAGTTAAAGAAAATGTTAAAAAGGAAGTTTTAGCCCTTTGCAAGAACTTCCCTTTGTATTAA
- a CDS encoding TIGR01440 family protein, with the protein MYYQQVKDALAELKGKIDLSPNQILVIGCSTSEVMGKHIGKASNRDVASQIIQSLLDFKKENNVFLAIQCCEHLNRALVVEKEVCERFNLEPVTVTPHQKAGGALAEHAMISFVNPLVVEDLNRQGKAAIDIGNTLIGMHLKPVVVPVRLDNNKVGAASIIAANTRPKLIGGERAKY; encoded by the coding sequence GTGTATTATCAGCAGGTGAAAGATGCTTTAGCGGAGCTGAAAGGTAAAATCGATCTATCGCCAAATCAAATTTTAGTAATAGGTTGTAGCACCAGTGAGGTCATGGGAAAACATATTGGTAAGGCGTCTAATCGGGATGTGGCTTCGCAAATTATACAATCTTTGTTAGATTTTAAAAAGGAAAATAATGTTTTTTTAGCTATACAGTGTTGTGAGCATTTAAATAGAGCACTGGTTGTGGAGAAAGAGGTATGCGAAAGATTTAACCTAGAGCCCGTCACTGTTACTCCACATCAAAAGGCTGGTGGTGCCTTAGCTGAGCATGCCATGATAAGTTTTGTTAATCCATTAGTTGTGGAAGACCTCAATCGTCAAGGTAAAGCTGCTATAGATATAGGTAATACTCTTATAGGGATGCATTTAAAGCCAGTAGTAGTTCCTGTAAGGCTAGATAATAATAAAGTTGGGGCTGCATCTATTATAGCTGCCAACACCCGCCCAAAGCTAATAGGAGGAGAACGAGCAAAATATTAA
- a CDS encoding methyl-accepting chemotaxis protein, which translates to MIQKILTKLKRNKSSFKSNIFSRKKGKKLASKDATPKASTSKQKKTKRSFNLRDVFASVKATSLFKGLNLKVLSLSVGCLVLVLMVILVFILPQVEDSLIEQHNENTLLLAQRLAANMDDYINDIYETTRDLSEMPTLRSNKTSEARTYFTNYILRSERVSGVSFYDADGVNEFEFRMGEVEYEEGLAQALQGEKYDTGFMLDGNNNPIILHVIPVYAQGSSTTVTGALAVEYNLRETWNQTQDYRVGETGGAMIADDSGNLVAHRYNANVYNNENVADMLPWAQMQGEREGLVSYLDEGVEFIGAHALVHVSDWSVVVYQSEQEALATASILRRMIVTIIAITAFVVIVISSIFVTVTFKPLGELERTATEIASGDLTKEINIKKRNDEIGELSKAFEFMLGSLKELLKNTVQSSADTEKTADELAIAANEAASAAQQVSTTMEEVSTGAENQATASQTVLEKITVVQNIAKDIAEKSKGAIEVNVKMVDTVEQNSMVLEELIAGLKEIASGNVKVADDITNLEKETQKIGEIITVVTDIAAQTNLLALNAAIEAARAGEHGRGFAVVADEVRKLSTETTKAADQIKGIVGQVQQKVSTTSSLVNTQSENAQQQLEMVDRSQQGLKEITSVANQTLEVIKTIDKFATNQVEDVEAAVVESETVAQISEETSASSEEVAATTEEQTASLQQITAATDNLSEMATKLKEYVSKFKV; encoded by the coding sequence TTGATACAAAAAATCTTAACAAAGCTAAAACGCAACAAATCAAGTTTTAAAAGTAATATTTTTTCAAGAAAGAAAGGAAAAAAACTCGCATCAAAGGATGCTACTCCTAAAGCTTCTACCTCAAAACAAAAGAAAACTAAAAGAAGTTTCAATTTAAGAGATGTTTTCGCAAGTGTTAAGGCAACCAGCCTATTTAAGGGACTGAATTTAAAGGTGTTATCACTGAGCGTTGGCTGTCTTGTGCTAGTGCTGATGGTAATTTTAGTGTTTATATTACCTCAAGTAGAGGATAGCTTAATTGAACAGCACAATGAAAACACTTTACTGTTAGCCCAGCGGTTAGCAGCTAATATGGATGATTACATAAACGATATTTATGAAACAACTAGAGATTTAAGCGAAATGCCAACATTAAGGAGTAATAAAACAAGTGAAGCAAGAACTTATTTTACTAATTACATTCTGAGGTCAGAAAGAGTTAGTGGAGTAAGTTTTTATGACGCTGATGGAGTAAACGAATTTGAATTTCGTATGGGTGAAGTGGAATATGAAGAAGGGTTAGCTCAAGCACTTCAAGGTGAGAAGTATGATACTGGATTTATGCTTGATGGCAATAACAACCCCATAATTTTACACGTGATACCTGTATATGCTCAAGGCAGCTCTACTACAGTAACAGGAGCTTTAGCGGTGGAGTATAACCTGCGAGAAACTTGGAACCAGACCCAAGATTATAGGGTAGGTGAGACCGGTGGGGCCATGATAGCAGATGATAGCGGAAACTTAGTTGCCCATAGATATAACGCTAATGTTTACAACAACGAAAATGTTGCCGATATGTTACCTTGGGCTCAGATGCAAGGCGAAAGAGAAGGTTTAGTGAGCTACTTAGATGAAGGTGTGGAATTTATTGGAGCCCATGCCCTTGTCCACGTATCAGATTGGAGCGTTGTGGTTTATCAGTCGGAGCAAGAAGCCTTAGCTACGGCTTCAATCTTAAGGCGGATGATAGTAACAATCATAGCAATTACAGCCTTTGTAGTAATAGTAATTTCCAGTATCTTTGTCACCGTAACCTTTAAACCGCTAGGGGAGTTAGAGCGTACTGCTACAGAAATAGCTTCTGGAGATCTTACAAAAGAAATAAATATCAAAAAGAGAAATGACGAGATTGGAGAGCTTTCAAAGGCTTTTGAATTTATGTTAGGATCTTTAAAAGAATTACTAAAAAATACAGTTCAATCGTCAGCCGATACAGAAAAAACTGCCGACGAGCTGGCGATTGCTGCTAATGAAGCAGCCAGCGCAGCTCAGCAGGTTTCTACAACCATGGAAGAGGTTTCGACAGGTGCTGAGAACCAAGCTACTGCTAGTCAAACAGTTTTAGAGAAGATAACCGTCGTTCAAAATATAGCAAAAGATATAGCTGAAAAAAGCAAGGGCGCCATTGAAGTTAATGTGAAAATGGTGGACACAGTTGAGCAAAATAGCATGGTGCTAGAAGAGTTAATAGCTGGACTAAAAGAGATAGCTAGTGGCAATGTCAAGGTGGCCGATGACATCACAAACTTAGAAAAAGAAACACAAAAAATAGGTGAGATAATTACAGTTGTAACTGATATAGCAGCACAAACCAACTTGCTGGCACTAAATGCCGCTATCGAAGCAGCTAGAGCTGGCGAGCACGGTCGCGGGTTTGCTGTGGTAGCTGATGAGGTGCGTAAGCTATCGACGGAAACAACAAAAGCAGCAGACCAGATTAAAGGTATAGTGGGACAAGTACAACAAAAGGTTTCCACAACCTCTAGCTTAGTTAACACCCAATCAGAGAATGCACAGCAGCAATTAGAAATGGTTGATAGATCGCAACAAGGTCTAAAAGAGATCACTTCTGTGGCAAACCAAACCTTAGAGGTAATTAAAACTATAGATAAATTTGCCACAAACCAGGTGGAAGATGTAGAAGCAGCCGTTGTTGAGTCGGAAACAGTAGCGCAAATTTCTGAAGAAACATCTGCTTCAAGTGAGGAAGTGGCAGCAACTACAGAAGAGCAAACTGCTAGCTTACAACAAATTACTGCGGCAACAGACAACTTAAGTGAAATGGCTACTAAATTAAAAGAATACGTAAGTAAATTTAAAGTTTAA
- a CDS encoding low molecular weight protein arginine phosphatase produces MNILIICTGNTCRSPLAAAYLNSITREDTKVESAGLMAVERLPASENSIKVADKENIDLSSHKSKQVDQQLIDNADLILTMTEGHKRNLLALFPQSEGKVYTLTEHSLKNSKDDKAAQNGDICDPFGQSLAQYERCFRQIKQHLKHLSK; encoded by the coding sequence ATGAATATTTTAATAATTTGTACCGGAAACACCTGTCGTAGCCCTCTTGCCGCGGCATACCTTAATTCTATAACCCGAGAGGATACCAAGGTTGAATCTGCCGGGCTTATGGCGGTTGAAAGGTTACCTGCCTCAGAAAACTCCATAAAGGTTGCTGACAAGGAAAACATTGATTTAAGCAGCCATAAATCTAAACAAGTTGACCAACAACTAATAGATAATGCTGATCTTATATTAACAATGACAGAGGGGCATAAAAGAAATTTGCTAGCCCTATTTCCACAAAGTGAAGGAAAAGTCTACACTCTAACAGAGCATAGCCTAAAAAATAGTAAGGATGACAAAGCTGCTCAAAACGGTGATATCTGTGACCCCTTTGGTCAATCACTTGCTCAATATGAACGTTGTTTTAGACAAATAAAGCAACACCTAAAACATTTATCAAAGTGA
- a CDS encoding L-threonylcarbamoyladenylate synthase yields the protein MENKVRTRILHETDEDFITAAKALNEGKTVVFPTETVYGLGANALDDKAISKVFKAKGRPSDNPLILHIPSVKWLEKLAVKIPPEAFLLGERFWPGPLTLVLLADKTKVPSAVRGGLDTVAVRIPAHPVAKNLIQKANIPVAAPSANRSGRPSPTSFNHALEDLNGRVDYIINGGDAKMGLESTVLDLTASKPVILRPGLITKSQINLVVKAQGHKEYAGGKVLSPGTKYKHYSPQAPMVVFVGDQNDVIKKIKERAQAEKKAGKKVGVLSFEQHLKHFNDVDELISMGSQNSPLEVAGKLYGNLNTIDKAGVEIILAMGLDLDDELSYAVMNRLLKACGNNVVKS from the coding sequence ATGGAAAATAAAGTTAGAACTAGAATTTTACATGAAACTGATGAGGATTTTATAACTGCTGCTAAGGCACTCAATGAGGGGAAAACGGTTGTTTTTCCTACGGAGACTGTATATGGATTAGGTGCAAATGCCTTAGATGATAAAGCGATATCTAAGGTGTTTAAGGCTAAAGGTCGTCCTTCTGATAACCCTTTGATATTGCACATCCCTAGCGTTAAATGGTTAGAAAAATTGGCGGTGAAAATACCCCCTGAGGCTTTTCTGTTAGGTGAGAGATTTTGGCCAGGGCCTCTGACCTTAGTTCTCTTAGCAGATAAAACTAAAGTACCTTCTGCTGTAAGAGGTGGGCTAGATACAGTAGCGGTAAGGATACCTGCTCATCCTGTTGCGAAAAACCTTATACAAAAGGCAAATATACCAGTTGCTGCACCATCTGCTAATAGATCAGGGAGACCTAGTCCAACAAGCTTTAATCATGCTTTAGAGGACTTAAACGGGCGAGTTGATTATATTATAAACGGTGGGGATGCCAAGATGGGGCTAGAATCTACGGTGTTAGATTTAACAGCATCAAAGCCAGTTATTTTGCGGCCTGGACTTATAACCAAAAGTCAAATTAATCTTGTAGTTAAGGCACAGGGCCATAAGGAATATGCCGGTGGGAAAGTGCTTTCGCCCGGTACTAAATATAAACACTATAGCCCTCAAGCACCAATGGTAGTTTTTGTTGGAGACCAAAATGACGTAATAAAAAAAATAAAAGAAAGAGCACAAGCGGAGAAAAAAGCAGGCAAGAAGGTGGGGGTGCTATCCTTTGAGCAGCATCTTAAGCATTTTAATGATGTTGATGAACTAATTTCCATGGGTTCGCAGAATTCTCCGCTAGAAGTAGCTGGTAAGTTGTATGGGAACTTGAATACAATTGATAAAGCTGGTGTTGAAATAATATTGGCAATGGGGCTAGACCTAGACGATGAACTTTCCTATGCTGTTATGAACAGGCTTTTAAAGGCCTGTGGGAATAATGTTGTAAAAAGTTGA
- a CDS encoding Fur family transcriptional regulator, whose protein sequence is MKTSQRAFSLLESSGYKVTSQRQIILEIILNNREKHMSAEEIHEKANKSNADIGLATVYRALELFEELKIIHKMNFGDGRSRYELWEEEHHHHHLICTSCHEVYEVAEDLLDVLEHKIENKYKFKISGHQLKFYGVCYNCKEDKKDES, encoded by the coding sequence GTGAAAACTTCACAAAGAGCTTTTAGTCTGCTAGAAAGTAGTGGCTACAAAGTAACTAGTCAAAGGCAAATTATCTTAGAAATAATACTTAATAATAGAGAAAAGCATATGAGTGCTGAAGAAATACATGAAAAAGCTAACAAGTCTAATGCCGATATAGGTTTAGCAACTGTATACAGAGCTTTAGAGTTATTCGAGGAATTAAAAATAATACATAAAATGAATTTTGGGGATGGACGAAGTAGATATGAACTTTGGGAGGAAGAGCACCATCACCACCATCTAATCTGCACTTCTTGTCATGAAGTCTATGAAGTGGCAGAAGATTTGTTAGATGTCTTAGAACATAAAATAGAGAATAAATACAAATTTAAGATATCTGGTCATCAGCTAAAGTTCTATGGGGTGTGTTACAACTGTAAGGAGGACAAAAAAGATGAAAGTTAA
- a CDS encoding methyl-accepting chemotaxis protein produces the protein MKIYHKKTQFGVDILLNKKLPKLWSTKCKNKLNRYNSKELLSKVKNISLLKGLNFKVFSLTIGCLLIAIITIFVFIMPQIERGIMGQFNDNSLLLTQRLADSIEAYLEETYQISAGLSEKPSLRQSEEVMARTYFRNYLIRNDQVNGVSYFNTQEENRFSIGMGSVEYDEGVKKALNGEMYDSGVVINETNLPIIIHVMPIYREGSNTDVVGALAIEYNLRATWEQANRHILGNTGGTMIIDEDGYVVTNTGSLRGDTSAVLPFSSMQHQESGVLDFEYEKQYVGAYSQVGISDWMVVIYQSEEEALAASLIFREMTLLVTVVAAVLTVLISSLFVYFTFRPLKQLENAANKVAAKDLSDDTKIKKTKDEIGKLSAGFEFMVGSLKEMLKTTTDLSNDTQRTADEMATAVNEAAVAAKQVSKTMEEVAEGAEKQSEASQVVQEKIDKVQALSNEMVQKSKGAIDVNVKMVDTVNQNKQALQGLINGLEKISKGNMQVSDDMSSLVEETKRIGEIISVVTDIADQTNLLALNAAIEAARAKEQGRGFAVVAEEVRKLSEETNKAAEEIKKIVEHVNISVSTTAVLVDEQSKASKAQLEMIDRSEQGLDEIVAEAHKTLDAIKSIDSLSSSQLKDVKEVASESKKVSKISSKTTASSQAVAITTEKQTDSLSKIASVTDELNKVSEQLKKQVQSFKLKKTHN, from the coding sequence ATGAAAATATATCATAAAAAAACACAGTTTGGGGTGGATATTTTGCTAAACAAAAAGTTGCCTAAATTATGGTCCACAAAATGCAAAAATAAACTAAACAGATATAATTCCAAAGAACTATTATCAAAGGTTAAAAATATAAGCCTTCTAAAAGGGCTGAATTTTAAGGTGTTTTCATTAACGATAGGATGTTTGCTGATAGCCATAATTACAATTTTTGTTTTTATTATGCCTCAGATAGAGCGGGGAATAATGGGACAGTTTAACGACAACAGCCTACTGCTAACTCAAAGGCTTGCCGATAGTATCGAGGCTTATTTGGAGGAGACTTATCAAATTTCCGCCGGATTAAGCGAAAAACCTTCTTTAAGGCAAAGTGAAGAAGTTATGGCTAGAACATATTTTCGAAATTACTTAATTAGAAATGACCAGGTAAATGGGGTGAGCTACTTTAATACCCAGGAGGAAAACAGGTTCTCAATTGGGATGGGGAGTGTAGAATACGATGAAGGTGTAAAAAAGGCACTAAATGGGGAAATGTATGACTCCGGTGTGGTTATTAACGAAACCAATTTACCAATTATAATACATGTTATGCCTATTTATAGAGAAGGAAGTAACACTGATGTCGTGGGCGCTTTAGCTATTGAATATAATTTGCGAGCTACATGGGAGCAAGCTAACAGACATATCTTAGGAAACACTGGTGGAACGATGATAATTGATGAAGACGGTTATGTAGTGACTAATACCGGATCGCTTAGAGGTGATACTAGTGCTGTACTCCCATTTTCATCGATGCAACACCAAGAAAGTGGGGTTTTAGATTTTGAGTATGAAAAACAATATGTTGGGGCCTACTCTCAGGTGGGGATATCAGACTGGATGGTTGTTATTTATCAAAGTGAAGAAGAAGCGCTTGCTGCTTCATTAATTTTTCGAGAAATGACCCTTCTCGTCACTGTAGTAGCTGCTGTTTTAACTGTTTTGATTTCATCTTTATTTGTTTATTTTACATTTAGACCTTTAAAACAACTAGAAAATGCTGCTAACAAAGTAGCGGCAAAAGATTTAAGTGATGATACAAAAATTAAAAAAACTAAGGACGAAATTGGAAAATTGTCAGCTGGATTTGAGTTTATGGTTGGCTCATTAAAAGAAATGCTTAAAACCACAACTGATTTATCTAACGATACTCAACGAACTGCAGATGAAATGGCAACAGCTGTAAACGAGGCTGCTGTCGCTGCTAAGCAAGTATCCAAAACTATGGAAGAAGTTGCCGAAGGAGCTGAAAAGCAATCTGAAGCTAGTCAAGTTGTCCAAGAAAAAATAGATAAGGTTCAAGCCCTATCAAATGAAATGGTTCAAAAAAGTAAAGGGGCGATAGACGTTAATGTTAAAATGGTGGACACAGTCAACCAAAATAAACAGGCTTTGCAAGGTCTTATAAATGGTCTTGAAAAAATATCCAAGGGTAATATGCAAGTATCTGATGATATGTCAAGTTTAGTGGAAGAAACAAAAAGAATAGGTGAAATTATCTCTGTAGTAACTGATATTGCAGATCAAACCAACCTGCTGGCGCTAAACGCTGCCATAGAAGCAGCTAGAGCAAAAGAGCAAGGGAGAGGATTTGCAGTTGTTGCTGAGGAAGTAAGAAAGCTATCTGAGGAAACTAACAAGGCAGCTGAAGAAATAAAAAAAATAGTGGAGCATGTAAACATAAGTGTTTCAACTACAGCGGTGTTAGTGGATGAACAGTCGAAAGCTTCTAAAGCGCAGTTAGAAATGATAGACAGGTCTGAACAGGGATTAGACGAAATCGTTGCAGAAGCTCACAAAACATTAGATGCAATAAAATCTATAGACTCTCTATCGTCTTCGCAGTTAAAAGATGTAAAAGAAGTAGCGTCAGAATCAAAAAAAGTGTCGAAAATTTCCTCGAAAACAACTGCCTCTAGTCAAGCTGTGGCGATAACAACGGAAAAACAAACAGATAGCCTAAGTAAAATCGCCTCAGTGACAGATGAGTTAAATAAAGTGTCTGAACAACTAAAAAAGCAAGTACAGAGTTTTAAGCTTAAAAAAACGCATAACTAA
- the rpiB gene encoding ribose 5-phosphate isomerase B, which translates to MKIALASDHGGYRLKSELNEFIKNELKLETKDFGTHGPESVDYPEYAKVAADAVINKECDFAILVCGTGIGISIAANKIKGIRAANCHDCFSAEATRLHNDANVLALGERVVGGGLAKKIVQTFLTTNFEGGRHLRRVEKITKLES; encoded by the coding sequence ATGAAAATTGCCTTAGCAAGTGATCATGGTGGATACAGACTTAAGTCAGAGCTTAATGAATTTATAAAAAACGAACTTAAACTAGAAACTAAAGACTTTGGAACTCATGGCCCAGAAAGCGTAGATTACCCTGAGTATGCAAAGGTTGCTGCAGATGCTGTGATAAATAAAGAATGTGACTTTGCCATTTTAGTATGCGGAACCGGTATAGGTATCAGCATAGCAGCTAATAAAATAAAGGGGATAAGAGCTGCTAACTGCCATGACTGTTTTTCTGCTGAAGCAACAAGGCTACACAATGACGCCAATGTGTTAGCCTTAGGAGAAAGAGTTGTTGGTGGAGGACTTGCCAAAAAAATAGTACAAACTTTTCTTACCACAAACTTTGAAGGCGGCCGTCACTTAAGAAGGGTGGAGAAAATCACTAAGTTAGAAAGTTAA
- a CDS encoding YibE/F family protein, with protein sequence MKVKKCLSLILMAVIILTSSTLVIAFNGEEGFEDDENIPFENEENLPFEDEGEAVLVRGEVLQASEPTEGEKYWEQGVQNLRVRITEGEFEGQEFELEHMLFGVHTLELSAGDRVMVYIETTDGEITTIGVDEIIRDHIIYILLVIFVIILVAIGGLKGVKALVTLVLMGLAVIYVILPLMMEGFNPLILTVAFSIVVAIFTLLIIGGVNHKSFAAILGTATGLFLAGILAWVFANAANLTGYVSEEAQMLQFIDEGVDFDVRGLLLAGIIIGALGAILDVTMSIASAIEEIKMANPKLKAAELFSAGMNVGRDIMGTMVNTLILAYTGSALPLLLLFKAYEQPMSAIINSDLIATEIIRAIVGSMGLIVAIPFTALFAAFIHHKKG encoded by the coding sequence ATGAAAGTTAAAAAGTGCCTGAGCCTTATTTTAATGGCTGTTATAATATTAACATCCTCCACTTTAGTCATTGCTTTTAATGGTGAGGAAGGCTTTGAAGATGATGAAAACATTCCTTTTGAAAATGAAGAAAACCTTCCCTTCGAAGATGAGGGTGAAGCGGTTTTAGTTAGGGGTGAGGTTTTACAGGCTAGTGAACCTACAGAAGGAGAAAAGTATTGGGAACAGGGTGTGCAGAACCTAAGAGTTAGAATCACAGAGGGTGAATTTGAAGGGCAGGAGTTTGAGTTAGAACACATGTTATTTGGAGTTCATACCTTAGAGCTTTCTGCTGGAGATAGAGTAATGGTTTATATAGAAACCACTGACGGGGAAATTACCACTATAGGTGTAGACGAAATAATTAGAGATCATATTATCTATATCTTACTGGTTATCTTTGTTATAATCCTTGTGGCTATAGGAGGACTTAAAGGGGTAAAGGCCTTGGTGACGTTGGTTCTGATGGGTCTTGCTGTTATTTATGTTATATTGCCACTAATGATGGAAGGTTTTAACCCCTTAATACTAACTGTGGCCTTTTCCATAGTGGTTGCAATTTTCACTCTGCTAATTATTGGGGGAGTTAATCATAAAAGCTTTGCAGCGATTTTAGGAACTGCCACGGGATTGTTTTTGGCTGGAATACTAGCTTGGGTATTTGCTAATGCAGCTAACCTAACTGGTTATGTTTCTGAGGAAGCACAAATGCTACAGTTTATTGATGAGGGAGTAGATTTTGATGTCAGGGGACTTTTGTTAGCTGGTATTATAATAGGGGCGTTAGGGGCAATATTAGACGTGACGATGTCTATCGCTTCGGCCATAGAAGAGATAAAAATGGCAAATCCTAAGCTAAAAGCAGCAGAACTTTTTTCTGCTGGCATGAACGTCGGACGGGACATAATGGGAACCATGGTAAATACTCTAATCTTGGCCTACACTGGTAGTGCCTTGCCTTTATTGTTACTGTTTAAAGCATATGAACAGCCTATGTCAGCTATAATCAACTCTGATTTAATAGCTACAGAAATTATTAGAGCCATTGTGGGAAGTATGGGCCTGATAGTGGCTATACCATTTACTGCTTTGTTTGCTGCGTTTATACATCATAAAAAAGGATAA